One region of Corvus moneduloides isolate bCorMon1 chromosome 1, bCorMon1.pri, whole genome shotgun sequence genomic DNA includes:
- the LOC116441517 gene encoding uncharacterized protein LOC116441517, translating to MATETEWNCPICRDTQGEIASVTPCVHMFCLGCIVRWAKRKPSCPLCRQAINSIIYSVRSEEDFLEIVLPSPSDSSAAGHQDEQGAAELMPRTYVAGFPPEVWAGFFQDCSEILEPLLPWLNQEISELFRASWWEVALAQSAIVVNLCRYGLSEEALVQELHPLLQEETVAFVRRLIDIAADRCSDVILRQMNLLNSHADEEEEEEEEEEEGEEEGRTAIPGPSASCQGTPTPILLASSCSPAVSNVEADSGTLEATLHGGPVRSPSAPDPAEREQPQEEPGGAAAVAGPSAQGCSRSPSSPGRDRDCLPEGPRRPAKRRASGPHDSPQPPKRPSRRRWHKPRTLVRRRRK from the coding sequence ATGGCCACGGAGACAGAGTGGAACTGCCCCATCTGCCGTGACACTCAAGGTGAAATCGCTTCTGTAACGCCCTGTGTCCATATGTTCTGCCTGGGCTGCATTGTGCGGTGGGCCAAGAGGAAACCATCGTGCCCCCTGTGCAGGCAGGCTATCAACAGCATCATCTACTCTGTTCGGTCAGAGGAAGACTTTCTGGAGATAGTTCTTCCAAGCCCCTCGGATTCATCAGCTGCTGGCCACCAGGATGAGCAGGGGGCTGCGGAGCTGATGCCCAGGACTTATGTAGCTGGCTTCCCACCTGAGGTCTGGGCAGGCTTTTTCCAGGACTGCTCAGAAATCCTCGagcccctgctgccctggctgaaCCAGGAAATATCGGAGCTGTTCAGAGCCAGCTGGTGGGAGGTGGCTCTGGCCCAGAGCGCCATCGTAGTAAATTTATGCCGCTATGGGCTGAGTGAGGAGGCCTTGGTCCAGGAGCTGCACCccttgctgcaggaggagaCGGTGGCATTTGTGCGCCGGCTCATCGACATTGCCGCTGACCGGTGCAGTGATGTGATCCTGCGGCAGATGAACCTCCTGAACTCCCACgctgatgaggaggaggaggaggaggaggaggaggaggagggagaagaggagggtcGCACAGCCATCCCTGgtccctctgcctcctgccagggGACTCCCACCCCCATCCTGCTggcctcctcctgcagccctgcagtcTCCAACGTGGAAGCGGACAGCGGCACGTTGGAAGCCACTCTCCACGGGGGGCCCGTCCGCTCTCCATCCGCGCCTGACCCTGCAGAgcgggagcagccccaggaggaGCCGGGCGgggcagcagcagtagcaggcccctctgcccagggctgcagccgCAGCCCTTCCTCTCCCGGCCGGGACAGGGACTGCTTGCCCGAGGGGCCCCGGCGCCCTGCAAAGAGGAGGGCTTCTGGCCCTCACGACTCTCCCCAACCCCCAAAGAGGCCGTCCCGCCGGCGGTGGCACAAGCCAAGAACCCTTGTTCGtagaagaaggaaataa